One part of the Sebastes fasciatus isolate fSebFas1 chromosome 8, fSebFas1.pri, whole genome shotgun sequence genome encodes these proteins:
- the LOC141773072 gene encoding uncharacterized protein LOC141773072 isoform X1 — protein sequence MSQEPGEATSTDKWLETEISVSPAPSNVSVKSDWSKDDPPSFSQGQPGWLGPERSVSPTPDNVSVKSDWSKDDPPSFSKGQPGWLGPERSVSPAPDNVSVKSDWSKDDPPSFSKGQPGWLGPERSVSPTPDNVSVKSDWSKDDPPSFSKGQPGWLGPERSVSPAPDNVSVKSDWSKDDPPSFSKGQPGRLEPQRSVSPTPDNVSVKSDWSKDDPHSLSLGQPGNNPRENPLNFKAEISGKKTGLDGQNLSKGQDVKHKLTADLKRRILSQHEDKLKSNETDTEIYEIPSVPSENAKPQTFDALFPNSKEKKVRTVLMRGVAGVGKTFQKSLFLVDWAKGKSNKKIDFIVSFNFRELNSRRDEVQSVNDLIHHSFNDDKDSFYKYDKCKVLFVLDGLEKCKLPLDFAKNKDLTDMEERASMDVLLTNLIKGKLLPSACLWIIARPSGVDKIPPDYIQKETECRETSKRWQKLASALRERFLGEATQNGYINHPNQGKTEHIIREEGSGEVNDEEKNGRSAAKSVTQVTAVSDIFKDTKGQKIRTVLTTGEAGIGKSFHVQQFIKEWAKKSRLTRLKDGAKAMISGKADEVIFPLNFSELNLIKEKKVSLMELLNHFLEEPNTFVISNFEKFNVLFVLDGLDAYQPPLDFDNNDTLTDVSVPASVDVLLTSLIRQTLLPSARLWITSRLPELPDAYVDRTTEIRWKDVKHKLAANLKKRILSQHEDELKSHETDTEIYEIPSVPSENAKPQTFDALFPNSEEKKVRTVLMRGVAGVGKTFQKSLFLVDWAKGKSNKKIDLMVSFNFRELNSGRDKVQSMKDLIHHSLNDDKDSFYKYDKCKVVFVLDGLEKCKLPLDFAKNKDLTDMEEPASMDVLLTNLIKGKLLPSACLWIISRPSGVAKIPPEYIHKETECRETSKRWQKLASALKERFLGEATQDEDKNHPNKKNTEHIIREEGSGEVNDEEKNGHTAVKSLTRVTAVSEIFKDTKGQKIRTVLTTGGAGSGKSFHVQQFIKEWAKKKSLFTRLKDGAQAMIFGKADEVIFPLNFSELNLIKEKVSLLGLLNHFFKETETFVISNFEQFNVSFVLDGLDAYQPPLDFDNNDTLTDVSEPASVDVLLTSIIRGTLLPSARLWITSRLKLPDARVDRTTEIRYVKQKLTADLKRRILSQHEDKLKSHETDTEIYEIPSVPSKNATPQTFDALFPNSKEKKVRTVLMRGVAGVGKTFQKSLFLEDWAKGKSNTKIDLMVPFNFCELNSRRDEVQSVNDLIHHSFNDDKDSSYKYDECKVVFVLDGLEECELPLDFAKNEDLTDMEERASMDVLLTNLIKGKLLPSACLWIIARPSGVDKIPPEYIHKETECRETSKRWQKLASALKERFLGEATQDEDINHLNKKNTEHIMIEDRSSEVNDEEKNGRSAAKSVTRVNAVSDIFKDTKGQKIRTVLTTGVAGIGKSFHVQQFIKEWAKKKSLSTRLKDGAMAMIFGKADEVIFHFNFSKLNLIKEKKVSLMELLNHFFKETKTFVISNFEQFNVSFVLDGLDAYQPPLDFDNNNTLTDVREPASVDLILTSLIRGTLLPSARLWITSRLKLSDAYVDRTTEIRCKPDIASHQTLKSQLKEQFTHVHEGIDMQKASALLNEIYTDLYIIEGERGEVNDRHEIRQVQDAKFKPMGQETSIKYCDIFKPASENIPIRTVLTIGMAGIGKTFATKKYMLDWAEGSDNRDIYYMFPLSFRELNLRKEKEHSLEELIHQFCPGMKTSEITDYDKYRILIVLDGLDECRLDLDFNESDKWTEVRKRTSVNVLLRNLIQGNLLSKAQIWITSRPAASNHIPADKVDRVTEVRGFNDEQKEEYFRKRFGDTDLAEKILSHVKKSISLYIMCHIPVFCWITAKVLENFVNRNEKGRMPETLTDMYIHFLVLQCRQANVKYGADETGENSETDSCWNTRNKETVMSLGKLAFEGLVEGNLLFTEETLKECGVDITETAVFSGLFTQIKREGSGLYQQKLFCFVHLSIQEFLAAFYVFHTFNNTGKNLLAIPVPTVGELPAPTVGELPAPTVGELPAPTVRDLPADFYKTAIDKALKSKNGDWDLFLRFLLGLSLETNQKELQELLKKTEDNKETINKETIVYIKEKIREENSDADRNCNLFYCLNELKDNSLVEEVKDYLKSETLSFESFSTSMWSALTFVLLTSYEKLGVFDLKKYLKSEKVLLGMLPVVKVSKTALLSWCELSEDSCRGLSSSVLCSVSSNLTELDLSHNDLLDAGVKMLAEGLQSLHCKLEILKLSGCQVTEEGCSFLASALTSKTASSLKKLDLSYNHPGPEGETMLSAIAADPNTNLKTLCLDHCGAHRLKPGLKKYGADLRLDENTAGKRLALSDGNRKVKTVEKVEEKVLRPENIDRFKRSQVFCEEGLKGLCYWEVELKGTVGIAVAYRAVGRRWDRSGGLGCNKNSWSLLCSRTGYTAIHENTYIYIDIELDNGKTPKVKPNDGKTSEVKLNDGKTSEVKTNNGKTSEVKPNDGKTSEVKTNNGKTSEVKPNDGKTSEVKPKDGKTSEVKPNDGKTSEVKTNNGKTSEVKPNDGKTSKVKPKDGKTSEVKPNDGKTLEVKPKDGKTSEVKPKDGKTSEVKPKDGKTSEVKPKDGKTSEVKTKDGKTSEVKTNDGKTSEVKPNDGKTSEVKPNDGKTSEVKTNNGKTSKVKPNDGKTSEVKPKDGKTSEVKPKDRKTSEVKPNDGKTSEVKTKDGKTSEVKPNDGKTSEVKTNDGKTSEVKPNDGKTSEVKPKDGKTSEVKPNDGKTSEVKPKDGKTSEVKPKDGKTSEAKPKDGKTSEVKTKDGKTSEVKTNDGKTSEVKPNDGKTSEVKPKDGKTSKVKPNDGKTSEVKPKDGKTSEVKPKDGKTSEVKPKDGKTSEVKPKDGKTSEVKTKDGKTSEVKPNDGKTSEVKTNDGKTSEVKPNDGKTSEVKPKDGKTSEVKPKGRKTSEVKPNNGKTSEVKPKDGKTSEVKPKDGKTSEVKTKDGKTSEVKPNDGKTSEVKTNDGKTSEVKPNDGKTSEVKPNDGKTSEVKPKDGKTSEVKPKGRKTSEVKPNNGKTSKVKPKDGKTSEVKPKGRKTSQDLKLNDGKTLKDIKPNKRVPLCKKIAVFLDWEAGTLTYYGVISEKLIHIHTFHAKFTEPLFPCFWFRKGSVTLCEID from the exons ATGTCTCAGGAGCCGGGCGAGGCCACATCAACTGACAA ATGGCTTGAGACAGAAATATCAGTCTCTCCTGCACCCAGCAATGTTTCCGTTAAAAGTGACTGGTCCAAGGATGACCCTCCCAGCTTCAGTCAAGGACAACCAGG ATGGCTTGGGCCAGAAAGATCAGTCTCTCCTACACCCGACAATGTCTCTGTGAAAAGTGACTGGTCCAAGGATGACCCTCCCAGCTTCAGTAAAGGACAACCAGG ATGGCTTGGGCCAGAAAGATCAGTCTCTCCTGCACCCGACAATGTCTCTGTGAAAAGTGACTGGTCCAAGGATGACCCTCCCAGCTTCAGTAAAGGACAACCAGG ATGGCTTGGGCCAGAAAGATCAGTCTCTCCTACACCCGACAATGTCTCTGTGAAAAGTGACTGGTCCAAGGATGACCCTCCCAGCTTCAGTAAAGGACAACCAGG ATGGCTTGGGCCAGAAAGATCAGTCTCTCCTGCACCCGACAATGTCTCTGTGAAAAGTGACTGGTCCAAGGATGACCCTCCCAGCTTCAGTAAAGGACAACCAGG ACGGCTTGAGCCACAAAGATCAGTCTCTCCTACACCCGACAATGTCTCTGTGAAAAGTGACTGGTCCAAGGATGACCCTCACAGCTTGAGTCTAGGACAACCAGG AAACAATCCCCGGGAAAATCCTCTCAACTTCAAGGCTGAGATAAG tggaaagaaaacTGGCCTGGATGGGCAAAACCTCagcaaag GCCAAGATGTCAAACACAAACTCACAGCAGACCTGAAGAGGAGAATCCTCAGTCAGCATGAAGACAAACTGAAAAGTAAtgaaacagacacagaaatctACGAGATACCATCTGTCCCAAGCGAGAACGCTAAACCACAAACCTTTGATGCATTATTTCCTAATTCAAAGGAAAAGAAAGTGAGAACAGTGCTAATGAGGGGAGTGGCTGGTGTTGgtaaaacatttcaaaaaagtTTGTTCCTGGTAGACTGGGCCAAAGGAAAATCCAACAAAAAGATAGACTTCATAGTGTCATTTAACTTCCGTGAGCTGAACTCAAGAAGAGACGAAGTTCAAAGCGTGAATGATCTGATTCATCATTCCTTCAATGACGATAAAGACAGTTTTTACAAGTATGACAAGTGTAAAGTATTGTTTGTCCTTGACGGCTTGGAAAAATGTAAACTTCCTCTGGATTTTGCGAAGAACAAGGACCTGACTGATATGGAAGAGCGAGCCTCGATGGATGTGCTGCTAACAAACCTCATCAAGGGCAAACTGCTTCCCTCTGCTTGTCTCTGGATCATCGCTCGACCTTCAGGAGTCGATAAGATTCCTCCTGATTATAttcaaaaagagacagaatgtCGAG AAACCTCGAAGCGATGGCAGAAGCTGGCGTCAGCCCTGAGAGAACGATTTCTTGGAGAAGCCACTCAAAATGGATACATAAATCATCCTAACCAGGGAAAGACAGAACACATCATAAGAGAAGAAGGAAGTGGTgaagtcaatgatgaagagAAAAATGGACGCTCTGCGGCGAAATCAGTGACACAAGTGACTGCCGTATCTGACATCTTCAAAGATACAAAAGGACAAAAGATCAGAACTGTGCTGACTACCGGAGAAGCTGGAATTGGAAAATCCTTCCATGTGCAGCAATTCATAAAAGAGTGGGCTAAGAAGTCCCGTTTGACTAGGTTGAAAGATGGAGCAAAGGCAATGATCTCCGGCAAAGCTGATGAAGTTATATTTCCACTTAACTTCTCTGAGCTTAATttgataaaagagaaaaaagtcagtttgATGGAACTTCTTAATCATTTCTTAGAGGAACCTAACACATTTGTGATCTCTAACTTTGAAAAGTTCAACGTTTTATTTGTCTTGGATGGTTTGGATGCTTATCAACCTCCTCTTGACTTTGACAACAACGACACCTTGACTGATGTCAGTGTGCCAGCTTCAGTGGATGTGCTACTGACCAGCCTCATCAGACAAACCCTGCTTCCTTCTGCCCGGCTCTGGATAACCTCACGACTGCCTGAGCTGCCTGATGCATACGTCGACAGGACGACAGAAATACGAT GGAAAGATGTCAAACACAAACTCGCAGCAAACCTGAAGAAGAGAATCCTCAGTCAGCATGAAGACGAACTGAAAAGTCAtgaaacagacacagaaatctACGAGATACCATCTGTCCCAAGCGAGAACGCTAAACCACAAACCTTTGATGCATTATTTCCTAATTCAGAGGAAAAGAAAGTGAGAACAGTGCTAATGAGGGGAGTGGCTGGTGTTGgtaaaacatttcaaaaaagtTTGTTCCTGGTAGACTGGGCCAAAGGAAAATCCAACAAAAAGATAGACTTGATGGTGTCATTTAACTTCCGTGAGCTGAACTCAGGAAGAGACAAAGTTCAAAGCATGAAAGATCTGATTCATCATTCCCTCAATGACGATAAAGACAGTTTTTACAAGTATGACAAGTGTAAAGTAGTGTTTGTCCTTGACGGCTTGGAAAAATGTAAACTTCCTCTGGATTTTGCGAAGAACAAGGACCTGACTGATATGGAAGAGCCAGCCTCGATGGATGTGCTGCTAACAAACCTCATCAAGGGCAAACTGCTTCCCTCTGCTTGTCTCTGGATCATCTCTCGACCTTCAGGAGTCGCTAAGATTCCTCCTGAATACATTCACAAAGAGACAGAATGTCGAG AAACCTCGAAGCGATGGCAGAAGCTGGCATCAGCCCTGAAAGAAAGATTTCTTGGAGAAGCCACTCAAGATGAAGACAAAAATCATCCtaacaagaaaaacacagaacacatcataagagaggaaggaagtggcgaagtcaatgatgaagagAAAAATGGACACACTGCGGTGAAATCATTGACACGAGTGACTGCCGTATCTGAGATCTTCAAAGATACAAAAGGACAAAAGATCAGAACTGTGCTGACTACCGGAGGAGCTGGAAGTGGAAAATCCTTCCATGTGCAGCAATTCATAAAAGAGTGGGCTAAGAAGAAGTCCCTTTTTACTAGGTTGAAAGATGGAGCACAGGCAATGATCTTCGGCAAAGCTGATGAAGTTATATTTCCACTTAACTTCTCTGAGCTTAATTTGATAAAAGAGAAAGTCAGTTTGTTGGGACTTCTTAATCATTTCTTCAAGGAAACTGAGACATTTGTTATCTCTAACTTTGAACAGTTCAACGTTTCATTTGTCTTGGATGGTTTGGATGCTTATCAACCTCCTCTTGACTTTGACAACAACGACACCTTGACTGATGTCAGTGAGCCAGCTTCAGTGGATGTGCTACTGACCAGCATCATCAGAGGAACCCTGCTTCCTTCTGCCCGGCTCTGGATAACCTCACGACTGAAGCTGCCTGATGCACGTGTCGACAGGACGACAGAAATACGAT ATGTCAAACAGAAACTCACAGCAGACCTGAAGAGGAGAATCCTCAGTCAGCATGAAGACAAACTGAAAAGTCAtgaaacagacacagaaatctACGAGATACCATCTGTCCCAAGCAAGAACGCTACACCACAAACCTTTGATGCATTATTTCCTAATTCAAAGGAAAAGAAAGTGAGAACAGTGCTAATGAGGGGAGTGGCTGGTGTTGgtaaaacatttcaaaaaagtTTGTTCCTGGAAGACTGGGCCAAAGGAAAATCCAACACAAAGATAGACTTGATGGTGCCATTTAACTTCTGTGAGCTGAACTCAAGAAGAGACGAAGTTCAAAGCGTGAATGATCTGATTCATCATTCCTTCAATGACGATAAAGACAGTTCTTACAAGTATGACGAGTGTAAAGTAGTGTTTGTCCTTGACGGCTTGGAAGAATGTGAACTTCCTCTGGATTTTGCGAAGAACGAGGACCTGACTGATATGGAAGAGCGAGCCTCGATGGATGTGCTGCTAACAAACCTCATCAAGGGCAAACTGCTTCCCTCTGCTTGTCTCTGGATCATCGCTCGACCTTCAGGAGTCGATAAGATCCCTCCTGAATACATTCACAAAGAGACAGAATGTCGAG AAACCTCGAAGCGATGGCAGAAGCTGGCATCAGCCCTGAAAGAAAGATTTCTTGGAGAAGCCACTCAAGATGAAGACATAAATCATCTtaacaagaaaaacacagaacacatcatgatagaGGACAGAAGTAGCgaagtcaatgatgaagagAAAAATGGACGCTCTGCGGCGAAATCAGTGACACGAGTGAATGCCGTATCTGACATCTTCAAAGATACAAAAGGACAAAAGATCAGAACTGTGCTGACTACCGGAGTAGCTGGAATTGGAAAATCCTTCCATGTGCAGCAATTCATAAAAGAGTGGGCTAAGAAGAAGTCCCTTTCGACTAGATTGAAAGATGGAGCAATGGCAATGATCTTCGGCAAAGCTGATGAagttatatttcattttaactTCTCTAAGCTTAATttgataaaagagaaaaaagtcagtttgATGGAACTTCTTAATCATTTCTTCAAGGAAACTAAGACATTTGTGATCTCTAACTTTGAACAGTTCAACGTTTCATTTGTCTTGGATGGTTTGGATGCTTATCAGCCTCCTCTTGACtttgacaacaacaacaccttGACTGATGTCAGAGAGCCAGCTTCAGTGGATTTGATACTGACCAGCCTCATCAGAGGTACCCTGCTTCCTTCTGCCCGGCTCTGGATAACCTCCCGACTGAAGCTGTCTGATGCATACGTCGACAGGACGACAGAAATACGAT GTAAGCCTGATATTGCAAGTCATCAGACACTCAAATCTCAGCTGAAGGAGCAGTTCACCCATGTGCACGAGGGGATCGATATGCAGAAAGCCTCCGCTCTTCTGAATGAGATCTACACAGATCTCTACATCAtcgagggagagaggggagaggtcAATGATCGGCATGAGATCAGACAAGTTCAAGACGCAAAGTTCAAACCAATGGGACAAGAAACATCGATTAAATATTGTGACATCTTCAAACCTGCATCTGAAAATATACCCATTAGAACTGTGCTGACGATCGGAATGGCAGGCATCGGAAAGACGTTTGCTACAAAGAAGTACATGCTGGACTGGGCTGAGGGTTCGGACAACAGGGACATATATTATATGTTTCCACTTTCTTTCCGGGAGCTGAATttgagaaaagagaaagaacacAGCTTGGAGGAACTCATTCATCAGTTTTGTCCGGGTATGAAGACATCAGAGATAACGGACTATGACAAGTACAGAATCCTGATTGTCCTGGATGGTCTTGATGAATGTCGCCTCGATCTTGACTTCAATGAAAGTGACAAATGGACAGAAGTGAGAAAACGAACCTCAGTGAATGTGCTACTGAGAAACCTCATCCAAGGAAATCTGCTTTCTAAAGCTCAAATCTGGATCACCTCCCGACCTGCAGCATCCAACCATATCCCTGCTGATAAAGTTGACCGGGTTACAGAGGTGCGAGGATTTAATGATgagcagaaggaggagtacttcaggaagAGATTCGGTGATACCGATTTGGCTGAGAAAATCTTGTCGCATGTCAAGAAATCAATCAGCCTTTACATCATGTGTCACATCCCTGTCTTCTGTTGGATCACAGCAAAGGTTCTGGAGAACTTTGTGAACAGAAACGAAAAAGGGAGGATGCCTGAGACTCTGACTGACATGTACATACACTTCCTGGTGTTACAGTGCAGACAGGCTAATGTGAAGTATGGTGCAGATGAGACAGGTGAGAACTCTGAGACAGATTCATGCTGGAATACAAGGAACAAGGAAACAGTCATGTCTCTGGGGAAACTGGCCTTCGAGGGGCTAGTAGAAGGAAACCTTCTCTTCACTGAAGAAACCTTAAAAGAGTGCGGTGTTGACATCACAGAAACTGCAGTCTTCTCGGGATTATTCACTCAGATCAAACGAGAAGGCAGCGGGCTGTACCAACAGAAACTGTTCTGCTTTGTCCATCTGAGCATTCAAGAGTTCCTGGCAGCTTTCTATGTCTTTCACACATTCAACAACACAGGTAAAAATCTGCTTGCCATACCTGTTCCAACTGTCGGAGAGTTGCCTGCTCCAACTGTCGGAGAGTTGCCTGCTCCAACTGTCGGAGAGTTGCCTGCTCCAACTGTCAGAGACTTGCCTGCTGATTTCTACAAGACAGCAATAGACAAGgctttaaagagcaaaaatgGAGACTGGGATCTGTTTCTCCGCTTTCTGCTAGGCCTCTCTCTGGAGACCAATCAGAAAGAACTGCAAGAACTGCTGAAGAAGACCGAAGACAACAAGGAGACCATCAACAAGGAAACAATTGTGTACATCAAAGAGAAGATTAGGGAGGAGAACAGTGATGCTGATAGAAACTGCAATCTTTTCTACTGTCTGAATGAGCTGAAGGACAACTCTCTTGTGGAAGAAGTGAAAGATTACCTGAAGTCAGAAACACTCTCATTTGAAAGCTTCTCCACCTCCATGTGGTCAGCTCTGACTTTTGTGCTGCTGACATCATATGAGAAGCTTGGTGTGTTTGACCTGAAAAAGTACCTGAAATCAGAGAAAGTTCTTCTAGGAATGTTGCCGGTGGTCAAAGTCTCCAAAACTGCTTT gctgagttgGTGTGAGCTCTCTGAGGACTCCTGCAGAGGTCTGTCGTCCTCAGTTCTCTGCTCCGTATCCAGTAATCTGacagagctggacctgagtcaCAATGACCTGCTGGATGCAGGTGTGAAGATGCTTGCTGAAGGCCTACAGAGTCTACACTGTAAACTGGAGATTCTCAA GCTGTCAGGTTGTCAGGTGACAGAGGAAGGCTGCTCATTCCTGGCCTCAGCTCTCACATCCAAAACGGCCTCCTCCCTCAAAAAGCTGGATCTGAGTTACAATCATCCAGGACCTGAAGGAGAGACGATGCTCTCTGCTATAGCTGCCGATCCTAATACAAACCTGAAGACACTCTG TTTGGACCACTGTGGAGCGCATCGGTTAAAGCCAGGGCTGAAAAAGT ATGGTGCAGATCTGAGGCTTGatgaaaacacagcaggcaaGAGGCTTGCTCTGTCTGATGGCAACAGGAAAGTAAAAACTGTAGAGAAGGTGGAGGAGAAGGTGCTACGACCTGAAAACATCGACAGGTTTAAGAGGAGTCAAGTGTTTTGTGAAGAGGGCCTGAAAGGCCTCTgctactgggaggtggagttgaAAGGGACGGTCGGCATCGCAGTGGCTTATAGAGCAGTGGGTAGAAGATGGGACAGAAGTGGTGGCCTGGGATGCAACAAGAATTCCTGGAGTCTGCTCTGTTCGAGGACAGGATACACTGCCATTCATGagaacacatatatatatatagatattgaGCTCGACAACGGGAAGACACCCAAAGTTAAGCCCAACGACGGGAAGACATCCGAAGTTAAGCTCAACGACGGGAAGACATCCGAAGTTAAGACCAACAACGGGAAGACATCCGAAGTTAAGCCTAACGACGGGAAGACATCCGAAGTTAAGACCAACAACGGGAAGACATCCGAAGTTAAGCCTAACGACGGGAAGACATCCGAAGTTAAGCCCAAGGATGGGAAGACATCCGAAGTTAAGCCCAACGACGGGAAGACATCCGAAGTTAAGACCAACAACGGGAAGACATCTGAAGTTAAGCCTAACGACGGGAAGACATCCAAAGTTAAGCCCAAGGACGGGAAGACATCCGAAGTTAAGCCCAACGACGGGAAGACATTAGAAGTTAAGCCCAAGGACGGGAAGACATCCGAAGTTAAGCCCAAGGACGGGAAGACATCCGAAGTTAAGCCCAAGGACGGGAAGACATCCGAAGTTAAGCCCAAGGACGGGAAGACATCCGAAGTTAAGACCAAGGACGGGAAGACATCCGAAGTTAAGACCAACGACGGGAAGACATCCGAAGTTAAGCCTAACGACGGGAAGACATCCGAAGTTAAGCCTAACGACGGGAAGACATCCGAAGTTAAGACCAACAACGGGAAGACATCCAAAGTTAAGCCCAACGACGGGAAGACATCCGAAGTTAAGCCCAAGGACGGGAAGACATCCGAAGTTAAGCCCAAGGACAGGAAGACATCCGAAGTTAAACCCAACGACGGGAAGACATCCGAAGTTAAGACCAAGGACGGGAAGACATCCGAAGTTAAGCCCAACGACGGGAAGACATCCGAAGTTAAGACCAACGACGGGAAGACATCCGAAGTTAAGCCCAACGACGGGAAGACATCCGAAGTTAAGCCCAAGGACGGGAAGACATCCGAAGTTAAGCCCAACGACGGGAAGACATCCGAAGTTAAGCCCAAGGACGGGAAGACATCCGAAGTTAAGCCCAAGGACGGGAAGACATCCGAAGCTAAGCCCAAGGACGGGAAGACATCCGAAGTTAAGACCAAGGACGGGAAGACATCCGAAGTTAAGACCAACGACGGGAAGACATCCGAAGTTAAGCCTAACGACGGGAAGACATCCGAAGTTAAGCCCAAGGACGGGAAGACATCCAAAGTTAAGCCCAACGACGGGAAGACATCCGAAGTTAAGCCCAAGGACGGGAAGACATCCGAAGTTAAGCCCAAGGACGGGAAGACATCCGAAGTTAAGCCCAAGGACGGGAAGACATCCGAAGTTAAGCCCAAGGACGGGAAGACATCCGAAGTTAAGACCAAGGACGGGAAGACATCCGAAGTTAAGCCCAACGACGGGAAGACATCCGAAGTTAAGACCAACGACGGGAAGACATCCGAAGTTAAGCCTAACGACGGGAAGACATCCGAAGTTAAGCCCAAGGACGGGAAGACATCCGAAGTTAAGCCCAAGGGCAGGAAGACATCCGAAGTTAAGCCCAACAACGGGAAGACATCCGAAGTTAAGCCCAAGGACGGGAAGACATCCGAAGTTAAGCCCAAGGACGGGAAGACATCCGAAGTTAAGACCAAGGACGGGAAGACATCCGAAGTTAAGCCCAACGACGGGAAGACATCCGAAGTTAAGACCAACGACGGGAAGACATCCGAAGTTAAGCCTAACGACGGGAAGACATCCGAAGTTAAGCCCAACGACGGGAAGACATCCGAAGTTAAGCCCAAGGACGGGAAGACATCCGAAGTTAAGCCCAAGGGCAGGAAGACATCCGAAGTTAAGCCCAACAACGGGAAGACATCCAAAGTTAAGCCCAAGGACGGGAAGACATCCGAAGTTAAGCCCAAGGGCAGGAAGACATCCCAAGATCTTAAGCTCAACGACGGGAAGACATTAAAAGATATTAAGCCCAACAAAAGAGTGCCCCTTTGCAAAAAAATAGCAGTGTTTCTGGACTGGGAAGCCGGTACTCTGACTTATTACGGTGTCATATCAGAAAAACTGATCCACATACACACCTTCCATGCCAAATTCACAGAACCTCTCTTCCCATGCTTCTGGTTTCGGAAGGGCTCTGTGACTTTGTGTGAGATAGACTGA